A genomic segment from Gossypium hirsutum isolate 1008001.06 chromosome D04, Gossypium_hirsutum_v2.1, whole genome shotgun sequence encodes:
- the LOC107935798 gene encoding NAC domain-containing protein 104 isoform X1, translating to MEMEDGRSVNHLPPGFRFCPTDEELVLHFLYPKSLHLPCYSNIIPELDLHRLHPWELDGKALMSGKRYFFFSQKMENRVLENGYWKQLDMEEPIFSGGSGKVGVKKLFEFYIGGAPFGMKTNWVMQEYHLCNWGSALSFHYPKTKGIRKLLKSIRAMLRASTTVMKMEVSYHALMKCSCHWTMTLMIYLPPISCEYIYNLLVFISGFLFCYCIEYKEK from the exons ATGGAAATGGAAGATGGCCGCAGTGTCAACCACCTCCCTCCAGGCTTTCGATTTTGCCCTACCGACGAAGAACTTGTTCTTCACTTTCTCTACCCCAAGTCCCTCCATTTACCTTGCTATTCCAACATCATTCCTGAACTTGATCTTCATCGGCTTCACCCTTGGGAACTAGATG GGAAGGCGTTGATGAGCGGTAAACGGTACTTCTTCTTTAGCCAAAAGATGGAAAATCGGGTCCTGGAAAATGGGTATTGGAAGCAATTAGACATGGAGGAGCCAATCTTCAGTGGTGGTTCAGGGAAAGTTGGGGTGAAGAAACTCTTTGAATTCTACATTGGTGGGGCTCCATTTGGTATGAAAACAAATTGGGTGATGCAAGAGTACCATCTTTGTAATTGGGGCTCAGCCCTTTCATTCCACTACCCTAAAACAAAAGGAATCAGAAAACTG TTGAAGAGCATAAGGGCAATGCTCAGAGCTTCAACTACAGTGATGAAGATGGAAGTGAGCTATCATGCCTTGATGAAATGTTCTTGTCATTGGACGATGACCTTGATGATATATCTTCCTCCCATTTcttgtgaatatatatataatttgctaGTTTTTATATCTGGTTTTCTGTTTTGTTATTGTATAGagtacaaagaaaaataa
- the LOC107935798 gene encoding NAC domain-containing protein 104 isoform X2: protein MEMEDGRSVNHLPPGFRFCPTDEELVLHFLYPKSLHLPCYSNIIPELDLHRLHPWELDGKALMSGKRYFFFSQKMENRVLENGYWKQLDMEEPIFSGGSGKVGVKKLFEFYIGGAPFGMKTNWVMQEYHLCNWGSALSFHYPKTKGIRKLDSNYKWVLCKVEEHKGNAQSFNYSDEDGSELSCLDEMFLSLDDDLDDISSSHFL from the exons ATGGAAATGGAAGATGGCCGCAGTGTCAACCACCTCCCTCCAGGCTTTCGATTTTGCCCTACCGACGAAGAACTTGTTCTTCACTTTCTCTACCCCAAGTCCCTCCATTTACCTTGCTATTCCAACATCATTCCTGAACTTGATCTTCATCGGCTTCACCCTTGGGAACTAGATG GGAAGGCGTTGATGAGCGGTAAACGGTACTTCTTCTTTAGCCAAAAGATGGAAAATCGGGTCCTGGAAAATGGGTATTGGAAGCAATTAGACATGGAGGAGCCAATCTTCAGTGGTGGTTCAGGGAAAGTTGGGGTGAAGAAACTCTTTGAATTCTACATTGGTGGGGCTCCATTTGGTATGAAAACAAATTGGGTGATGCAAGAGTACCATCTTTGTAATTGGGGCTCAGCCCTTTCATTCCACTACCCTAAAACAAAAGGAATCAGAAAACTG GATTCTAATTATAAGTGGGTTCTATGTAAAGTTGAAGAGCATAAGGGCAATGCTCAGAGCTTCAACTACAGTGATGAAGATGGAAGTGAGCTATCATGCCTTGATGAAATGTTCTTGTCATTGGACGATGACCTTGATGATATATCTTCCTCCCATTTcttgtga
- the LOC107935785 gene encoding histone deacetylase 14, producing MELQTFRPPSFAGTMMFLVRNQVQQWKNHCRFSVNTMLSGHRVYKHLLSGRKCVSKNTKTSVSCSYSAEQNDTLPSIKQLSDARVIYAVAAALGHNKESHPESSARVPAIVKALEKMELTTKFRGSDILELQNFNLASVDDIASVHAKAYVSGLEKAMDQASEKGLILIEGSGPTYATSTTFHESLVAAGAGLALVDSVVAASKNQLDPPTAFALIRPPGHHAIPKGPMGFCVFGNVAIAARHAQRVHGLKRVFIIDFDVHHGNGTNDAFLDDPDIFFLSTHQDGSYPGTGKFDEIGIGAGEGATLNLPLPGGSGDTAMRTVFYEVIVPCAQRFKPDIILVSAGYDGHVLDPLASLQFTTGTYYMLASNIKQLAKDLCGGRCVFFLEGGYNLDSLSYSVADSFRAFLGEPSLAAEFDDPAILYEEPSTRVKQAIQRVKHIHSL from the exons ATGGAGCTTCAAACCTTTCGCCCTCCCTCTTTTGCAG GAACTATGATGTTTTTGGTTCGAAACCAAGTGCAACAATGGAAGAATCATTGTAGATTTAGTGTAAATACCATGCTTTCGGGGCATAGGGTCTATAAGCATTTATTATCAGGGAGGAAATGCGTCTCGAAAAATACCAAAACTTCGGTCTCTTGTTCTTATAGCGCAGAGCAGAATGATACTTTGCCATCCATAAAACAGCTGAGTGATGCGAGAGTGATTTATGCTGTGGCTGCTGCCCTGGGTCATAACAAG GAGTCACATCCAGAATCCAGTGCTAGAGTGCCTGCAATTGTGAAAGCTCTAGAGAAGATGGAGCTTACCACAAAG TTTCGTGGCTCAGACATCCTTGAACTTCAAAATTTCAATCTTGCTTCAGTTGATGACATTGCCAGTGTTCATGCAAAGGCTTATGTGTCTGGCCTTGAAAAG GCTATGGATCAGGCTTCTGAGAAAGGCCTTATTTTAATTGAAGGTTCTGGACCAACATACGCTACTTCCACA ACATTCCATGAGTCGCTAGTTGCAGCTGGAGCAGGACTTGCCTTAGTTGATTCAGTG GTTGCAGCATCAAAGAACCAACTGGATCCACCTACTGCGTTTGCTTTGATAAGACCTCCAGGACATCATGCTATTCCAAAAGGTCCAATGGGGTTCTGTGTTTTTGGCAATGTGGCTATTGCAGCTCGTCATGCTCAGCGCGTACATGGATTGAAGCGGGTCTTTATTATTGATTTTGATGTTCACCATGGTAACGGAACCAATGACGCCTTCTTGGATGATCCAGATATATTCTTTCTTTCAACTCATCAG GATGGAAGCTACCCTGGCACTGGAAAATTTGATGAGATAGGTATAGGAGCTGGTGAAGGAGCAACACTTAATCTACCACTACCTGGAGGCTCAGGTGATACTGCAATGAGAACAGTTTTTTATGAAGTCATTGTGCCCTGCGCTCAAAGGTTCAAACCAGATATAATCCTTGTCTCTGCTGG GTATGATGGTCATGTATTGGATCCACTAGCCAGTTTACAGTTTACAACAGGAACGTACTACATGCTTGCATCTAATATCAAACAGCTTGCCAAAGATTTATGTGGTGGTCGCTGTGTATTTTTCCTGGAAGGAGGATACAACCTCGATTCACTTTCGTATTCGGTGGCAGACTCATTCCGAGCATTTCTTGGTGAGCCAAGTTTGGCAGCTGAGTTTGATGACCCTGCAATATTGTATGAAGAACCATCAACCAGGGTGAAGCAAGCGATTCAGAGAGTAAAGCACATACATTCACTGTGA